The following proteins come from a genomic window of Elusimicrobiota bacterium:
- a CDS encoding septation protein SpoVG family protein, producing the protein MEISEIRVTLRKEDKLKAFVTVTFDKCFAVRNMKIVDGEKGVMLCMPSRKLPDGTFKDVAHPINADFRSYLEQRIFAAYEEEVKRSANGSSPAS; encoded by the coding sequence ATGGAAATCAGCGAGATCCGCGTCACGTTGCGCAAAGAAGACAAGCTCAAGGCTTTCGTCACGGTCACGTTCGACAAATGTTTCGCCGTCCGCAACATGAAAATCGTGGATGGGGAGAAGGGGGTCATGCTCTGCATGCCCTCCCGGAAATTGCCCGATGGGACGTTTAAGGACGTCGCTCATCCCATCAACGCCGATTTCCGGTCTTACCTCGAGCAACGGATTTTCGCCGCCTACGAGGAGGAAGTAAAGCGTTCGGCCAACGGCTCCTCCCCCGCCTCCTAA
- the ispE gene encoding 4-(cytidine 5'-diphospho)-2-C-methyl-D-erythritol kinase, with protein sequence MNPSLHSPAKINLFLEILRRRADGYHTLDSVFQEISLGDRLRATPRRDGRVVLTCDDPSLPVDERNLVRRAADAWTAARGPVGVTFRLTKRIPVGAGLGGGSGNAATALRALNALSRARAPVRALARIARGLGADVPFFLRGGLARAGGVGEVLTPLPTRRRRPLWFVLVFPRVFSSTAEAYRALRFPLTARRSCLKLTRALRAGEPPRLWASWLFNRLEEVVVPRLGPVAETKRALVAAGALTALMSGSGSSVFGPVDDAAHGRRVKAALPRSVGDVWLVRSVDRP encoded by the coding sequence ATGAACCCGTCGCTTCATTCCCCGGCCAAAATCAACCTTTTTTTGGAAATCCTCCGCCGGCGGGCCGATGGCTACCACACGCTGGACTCCGTATTTCAAGAAATTTCCCTGGGGGACCGTTTGCGGGCCACGCCCCGCCGCGACGGCCGGGTGGTGCTCACCTGCGACGACCCGTCCTTGCCCGTGGACGAACGCAACTTGGTGCGTCGCGCCGCGGACGCCTGGACCGCCGCCCGGGGGCCGGTGGGGGTGACGTTCCGTTTGACGAAGCGGATCCCCGTGGGCGCGGGACTGGGCGGTGGATCGGGCAACGCGGCCACGGCGCTGCGCGCTCTGAACGCGTTGTCGCGGGCGCGCGCACCGGTCCGCGCGTTGGCCCGGATCGCCCGGGGTTTGGGCGCGGACGTTCCGTTCTTTTTGCGCGGGGGGTTGGCCCGGGCGGGGGGAGTGGGCGAGGTGTTGACGCCCCTGCCCACGCGCCGCCGCCGGCCCCTTTGGTTTGTTTTGGTCTTCCCGCGCGTTTTTTCCTCGACGGCGGAGGCTTACCGCGCGCTTCGGTTTCCCTTGACGGCTCGGCGTTCGTGCCTTAAACTGACCCGAGCCCTGCGGGCGGGGGAACCGCCGCGCCTGTGGGCCTCGTGGCTCTTTAACCGGTTGGAGGAAGTGGTGGTGCCGCGCCTGGGTCCGGTGGCCGAAACCAAACGGGCCTTGGTCGCGGCGGGCGCGTTAACCGCGCTGATGTCGGGGTCCGGTTCGTCCGTTTTCGGGCCGGTCGACGACGCCGCCCACGGGCGCCGCGTGAAGGCGGCGCTGCCCCGGTCCGTCGGGGACGTCTGGCTCGTCCGTTCGGTGGACCGGCCGTGA
- a CDS encoding tetratricopeptide repeat protein has translation MMKKAWILLLWAAPLAGSADPWAALNDFGRARWEARLGRWNESIARYRGLAAQFPESVAVRRALAETALRAGRPEDAMSAAREWVALDSATAAGFLALGRAQLAAGETAAARTAFDQALRLEPENVEALGWASSHRERSDPGAARALLEKFLLANPEQEDVRTRLAEMQQTQGDYAAAEKTWKKVLAQDPENLDAQLALAGLYDARGDTATAVAAYAAYLELNPDDVQVLTRLGQLEYGRDRGDAARDLLDRALRLAPDNESALFWRALIDQDKGDWPSALARMERVAESNRDPGVLIRLATYYSRLGRTRDALRVFKTLQKSQPDNPDFAYYLALAHAEAGRVRSARRWLTRTVALDPARVDAHFQLALAWDKAGKFDRAVPALRRVIALNPEHHVALNYLGYSWADRGENLEEALSLVRRAVALDPENPAYRDSLGWVFFRLGRWDEAIAALESAAPIAADAVVWRHYGDALAQQGRRDAARRAWREAHLADPADSGTRQRLGSGLVPDDVTDLSGPRVLLKRAERNFRGMNVLSGVAAVAGRAGDGFPVRGSALFYYARPDRFRFELLGPPLTPQMVLISVGGRSRWSPTGAIDVDPGPWLALLGGVFSGAVFSRFDDPAVTVRVEGGHLVYSGPAGELRLDLKTKTPLSLSVPDPSGAPVRLAFADPREVDGVWLPGAMEVRAPNGVALTFRFSRMAVGEKIHADVFRLDP, from the coding sequence ATGATGAAAAAAGCGTGGATTCTTTTGTTGTGGGCGGCCCCGCTCGCGGGGTCGGCGGATCCCTGGGCGGCCCTCAACGATTTTGGCCGGGCGCGGTGGGAAGCCCGCCTCGGCCGGTGGAACGAATCGATCGCCCGCTACCGCGGTTTGGCGGCCCAATTCCCGGAGTCCGTCGCGGTCCGGCGGGCGCTGGCCGAAACCGCCCTTCGCGCGGGCCGGCCGGAGGACGCTATGTCCGCGGCGCGGGAATGGGTGGCCCTGGACAGCGCCACGGCCGCGGGGTTCCTGGCCCTGGGCCGTGCCCAACTGGCCGCCGGTGAAACCGCGGCCGCCCGGACCGCCTTCGACCAGGCCCTGCGGCTTGAGCCGGAGAACGTCGAGGCCCTCGGTTGGGCCTCCAGTCACCGCGAACGATCCGACCCCGGCGCGGCGCGCGCCCTTCTCGAAAAATTTTTGCTTGCCAACCCGGAGCAGGAGGACGTGCGAACCCGCCTGGCCGAAATGCAGCAGACCCAGGGGGATTACGCCGCCGCCGAGAAAACCTGGAAGAAGGTTCTGGCCCAGGATCCGGAAAATCTCGACGCGCAACTGGCGCTGGCCGGGCTTTACGACGCGCGTGGCGACACGGCCACCGCCGTCGCCGCCTACGCGGCGTATTTGGAGTTGAATCCCGATGACGTCCAGGTCCTGACGCGACTGGGGCAATTGGAGTACGGCCGCGATCGGGGGGACGCGGCGCGGGATTTGCTCGACCGCGCCCTCCGCCTCGCCCCCGACAACGAGAGCGCGCTCTTTTGGCGCGCCTTGATCGACCAGGACAAGGGGGATTGGCCTTCCGCCCTCGCCCGCATGGAGCGCGTCGCCGAGTCGAACCGCGACCCGGGCGTATTGATCCGTCTGGCGACGTATTATTCCCGCCTGGGACGGACCCGCGACGCGTTGCGTGTCTTCAAAACCCTCCAAAAATCCCAACCCGACAATCCCGATTTCGCCTACTACCTGGCCCTCGCCCACGCGGAGGCGGGCCGCGTCCGGTCGGCCCGACGGTGGCTGACCCGCACGGTGGCGCTCGACCCCGCGCGCGTGGACGCGCATTTTCAGTTGGCCCTGGCCTGGGACAAGGCCGGGAAATTCGACCGGGCGGTGCCCGCCCTGCGCCGGGTCATCGCCCTGAATCCCGAGCATCACGTCGCGCTCAATTACCTGGGGTACAGTTGGGCCGATCGGGGTGAAAATTTGGAGGAAGCCCTGTCCTTGGTCCGTCGCGCCGTGGCCCTGGATCCGGAAAATCCCGCCTATCGGGATTCCCTGGGCTGGGTTTTTTTTCGGCTCGGTCGGTGGGACGAAGCCATCGCCGCTTTGGAATCGGCGGCCCCGATCGCCGCGGACGCCGTGGTCTGGCGGCATTACGGGGACGCCCTCGCCCAACAGGGCCGGAGGGACGCGGCCCGCCGCGCGTGGCGGGAAGCCCATTTGGCCGATCCCGCGGATTCGGGAACCCGTCAGCGTCTGGGTTCCGGCTTGGTCCCCGACGATGTCACGGATTTGTCCGGTCCGCGCGTCCTGCTCAAGCGGGCGGAGCGCAACTTTCGTGGGATGAACGTCCTCTCCGGGGTGGCGGCCGTGGCGGGCCGGGCGGGGGACGGTTTTCCGGTGCGCGGGTCCGCGCTGTTCTATTACGCCCGCCCCGACCGATTCCGTTTCGAACTGTTGGGGCCGCCGCTCACGCCGCAAATGGTTTTGATTTCCGTGGGCGGCCGGTCGCGGTGGTCTCCGACCGGCGCGATCGATGTCGACCCGGGGCCGTGGCTCGCGTTGTTGGGCGGTGTTTTCTCCGGCGCGGTGTTTTCCCGGTTCGACGACCCCGCGGTGACCGTTCGCGTTGAAGGCGGCCACCTGGTTTACAGCGGACCGGCCGGGGAATTGCGCCTGGATTTAAAAACCAAAACCCCTCTGTCGCTTTCGGTCCCCGACCCCTCGGGCGCGCCGGTGCGTCTCGCCTTTGCGGACCCCCGGGAGGTCGATGGCGTGTGGCTTCCGGGAGCGATGGAGGTGCGGGCGCCCAACGGGGTGGCTTTGACCTTTCGCTTCTCCCGTATGGCCGTGGGAGAAAAGATCCACGCCGACGTGTTCCGCCTGGACCCATGA
- the rimI gene encoding ribosomal protein S18-alanine N-acetyltransferase — MSDLRAFGPEDVAAAADIDRRASASPWTAAQFQRELTGPHSRGWALVEGAALVGYAFLWMVADEGQLANLAVTEAQRRRGGGTRLLERLLDEARRAGARRVTLEVREGNAPARALYEKHGFLTTHRRPAFYENREAALLMERALE; from the coding sequence TTGTCCGATTTGCGCGCTTTCGGTCCCGAGGACGTTGCCGCCGCCGCGGACATCGACCGGCGCGCGTCCGCCAGCCCGTGGACCGCGGCGCAATTTCAGCGGGAGTTGACCGGCCCCCACAGTCGCGGCTGGGCCCTCGTCGAAGGGGCCGCGTTGGTGGGATACGCTTTCTTGTGGATGGTGGCCGATGAGGGCCAGTTGGCCAACCTCGCGGTGACGGAGGCCCAACGGCGCCGCGGAGGGGGGACCCGGTTGTTGGAGCGCCTGCTCGACGAAGCGCGCCGCGCCGGGGCCCGTCGAGTCACTTTGGAAGTGCGCGAGGGCAACGCCCCGGCCCGCGCGCTCTACGAAAAACACGGTTTTCTCACAACCCACCGCCGCCCCGCTTTTTATGAAAACCGCGAGGCGGCGCTCTTGATGGAGCGAGCACTGGAATGA
- the tsaB gene encoding tRNA (adenosine(37)-N6)-threonylcarbamoyltransferase complex dimerization subunit type 1 TsaB, whose product MKILGIETTGPRLGVCVWEDFRVRAEKTLPDTGTHSQQLMPALNDVFKKMPWGPQDLDALAVDVGPGRFTGIRLGVSAARTLSLTLQKPLIDITSLEALAAEGSGWQTGKSFVWNFREDMLCVLMDALRGDVYMAVWRFHKITDKSRRGVPSGRSYHTFGHHFKLVHAPTLFPFDRFLHFFQNCFQAQSLLFVGSAAQRYRKELSKAFGRRARFNAAVADSHAYWVAALGSEKFFRREVKSFSQVRPLYLRPSYAEEAAAAR is encoded by the coding sequence ATGAAAATCCTTGGCATTGAAACCACCGGCCCGCGCCTCGGCGTGTGCGTGTGGGAAGACTTCCGTGTCCGGGCGGAAAAAACCCTCCCCGACACCGGCACCCACAGCCAGCAACTGATGCCCGCCTTGAACGACGTTTTTAAAAAAATGCCCTGGGGGCCGCAGGATCTCGACGCCCTGGCGGTGGACGTGGGGCCCGGCCGTTTCACCGGCATCCGCCTGGGCGTGTCGGCGGCCCGCACCTTGTCCCTCACGCTCCAGAAGCCTTTGATCGACATCACCAGCCTCGAAGCCTTGGCGGCCGAGGGGTCGGGGTGGCAGACGGGAAAATCCTTCGTTTGGAACTTCCGCGAAGACATGCTCTGCGTTTTGATGGACGCCCTGCGCGGCGACGTCTACATGGCGGTCTGGCGGTTCCACAAGATCACGGACAAAAGCCGCCGGGGCGTCCCCTCGGGGCGCTCCTACCACACCTTTGGCCACCACTTCAAATTGGTTCACGCGCCGACACTGTTTCCCTTCGATCGGTTCCTTCACTTCTTCCAAAACTGTTTCCAAGCCCAGTCCCTCCTGTTCGTGGGGTCCGCGGCCCAGCGCTACCGCAAGGAACTGTCGAAAGCCTTCGGCCGTCGAGCGCGTTTCAACGCCGCGGTGGCGGATTCTCACGCCTATTGGGTGGCCGCCCTGGGGTCGGAAAAATTTTTCCGGCGGGAAGTGAAGTCCTTCAGTCAGGTGCGTCCGTTGTACCTCCGCCCCTCCTACGCCGAAGAGGCCGCCGCGGCCCGCTGA
- the tsaE gene encoding tRNA (adenosine(37)-N6)-threonylcarbamoyltransferase complex ATPase subunit type 1 TsaE encodes MVRETKNEAETLALAQAVGRLMKPGDWIALMGELGSGKTVFVKGLAAALHVEDTPTSPTFAIVQTHRSKKGAVTLRHVDLYRLTPVEIPALEWEELHEDSGVTAVEWAEKGQFLWPSQAMPVRISHQGQDARRVEFFVYGSRSEEIIKTLKRLT; translated from the coding sequence TTGGTCCGGGAAACGAAAAACGAGGCGGAAACGCTCGCCCTCGCGCAGGCCGTCGGACGCTTGATGAAGCCGGGGGATTGGATCGCCCTCATGGGCGAATTGGGCAGCGGCAAGACCGTGTTCGTGAAGGGCCTGGCGGCGGCTCTCCACGTGGAGGACACCCCCACGAGCCCCACCTTCGCGATCGTTCAGACCCACCGATCGAAAAAAGGGGCCGTGACGCTCCGCCACGTGGACCTTTATCGATTGACCCCGGTCGAAATCCCCGCTCTGGAATGGGAGGAGCTGCACGAGGACTCGGGCGTCACCGCCGTGGAGTGGGCGGAAAAAGGCCAATTCCTTTGGCCCTCGCAGGCGATGCCCGTGCGCATTTCCCACCAGGGGCAGGACGCGCGGCGCGTTGAGTTTTTCGTCTACGGATCCCGGTCCGAAGAGATCATCAAGACCCTCAAGAGGCTGACATGA
- the thiL gene encoding thiamine-phosphate kinase: MAALLPRLNRGLGKTIPLGPGDDAALFRAGGETWAITTDMLVEGVHFRRRWTGGADLGHKTLAVNLSDLAAMGDVEPVLGVLSAGLPSGTPVPFVEDFYRGFAALARRSGFKLVGGDTVRASRMTFSLTALGRVRGPVFRRSTARPGDLLLATGTLGDAAAGLRILEKRGRPATADERFLVDRFRRPTPRLAWARSLARSGQITAGLDVSDGLWRSLRILTAASGVGARVDAERLPLSGALRRWAGSRAASLALAGGEDYELLLTAAPASAGRWMKSGTVRIIGRIEPARHGARVYENGIPREVPPAYEHFNG; this comes from the coding sequence TTGGCCGCGCTTCTGCCCCGGCTGAACCGCGGTTTGGGAAAAACGATTCCGCTCGGGCCCGGGGACGACGCCGCGCTCTTTCGCGCGGGCGGCGAGACCTGGGCGATCACGACCGACATGCTGGTCGAGGGCGTCCACTTTCGACGCCGATGGACGGGCGGCGCTGATCTGGGCCACAAGACTCTGGCGGTGAATCTGTCGGACCTCGCGGCCATGGGCGACGTCGAGCCGGTTTTGGGGGTCCTCTCGGCCGGTCTGCCGTCGGGAACGCCGGTGCCCTTCGTCGAGGATTTTTACCGGGGGTTCGCCGCCTTGGCCCGCCGGTCCGGTTTTAAGTTGGTGGGGGGCGACACGGTGCGGGCGTCCCGGATGACGTTTTCGTTGACCGCCTTGGGGCGCGTCCGGGGCCCGGTGTTCCGCCGCTCGACGGCGCGGCCCGGCGATCTGCTTTTGGCGACGGGCACGCTCGGCGACGCGGCGGCCGGGTTGCGGATTCTGGAGAAGCGGGGTCGGCCCGCCACGGCCGATGAGCGCTTTTTGGTGGATCGGTTTCGCCGTCCGACGCCGCGCCTGGCCTGGGCCCGGTCGCTCGCCCGCTCCGGGCAAATCACGGCGGGACTGGATGTGTCGGACGGTTTGTGGCGGTCGTTGAGAATTCTGACGGCGGCGTCCGGCGTCGGCGCCCGGGTGGACGCCGAGCGACTGCCCCTTTCGGGCGCGTTGCGGCGGTGGGCGGGATCGCGGGCCGCGTCCCTCGCCCTCGCGGGGGGGGAAGATTACGAATTGTTGTTGACCGCCGCGCCCGCTTCGGCGGGGCGGTGGATGAAAAGCGGGACGGTCCGGATCATCGGCCGCATCGAACCGGCGCGCCACGGCGCGCGGGTGTACGAAAATGGGATTCCACGGGAGGTTCCCCCTGCTTACGAGCACTTTAACGGTTAG
- a CDS encoding amidohydrolase, whose amino-acid sequence MNDAVALQTAVALRRKIHRWPELGGREFRTTALVARTLRDGGVPFRRARPTGGVAWITEGRGPCVALRADMDALPLQEKNPSTFRSQNPGVMHACGHDAHTAMLLTAALHLKKEGLGAPGTVKFLFQPDEEGSKGAKSLLAQGAFRRPAVDAVFGVHVNPRLRAGTLGVKPGPLMAAVDRFTLTVIGEGGHGAYPHEGIDAVVLAAQVVTALQTLVSRRTDPVEPVVLTIGTIHGGERFNILPSLVTLTGTVRTLSEKTHTRMPALIRRTAEGVVRGQGGRVELKYEVLGRAVVNDRAMAALARRAAVEIVGETRAIALDAPSMGGEDFSEYLHRAPGCFVYLGTGADARSRRPWHHAAFALHEPAMLTGVRFLVAAARRALRELAR is encoded by the coding sequence GTGAACGACGCCGTCGCGCTTCAAACGGCGGTCGCGTTGCGTCGGAAAATTCACCGCTGGCCCGAGTTGGGCGGCCGGGAGTTCCGCACCACGGCCCTGGTGGCGCGGACCCTGCGGGACGGGGGCGTCCCGTTCCGGCGCGCGCGCCCCACGGGCGGCGTGGCCTGGATCACCGAGGGGCGCGGCCCCTGCGTGGCGCTCCGCGCGGACATGGACGCCCTTCCGCTTCAAGAGAAAAACCCCTCGACCTTTCGCTCCCAAAACCCCGGCGTGATGCACGCCTGCGGCCACGACGCCCACACCGCCATGCTGTTGACGGCCGCCCTGCACCTGAAAAAAGAGGGGCTGGGCGCGCCGGGCACGGTCAAGTTCTTGTTCCAACCCGACGAAGAGGGTTCGAAGGGGGCCAAGTCCCTGCTGGCCCAGGGCGCCTTTCGCCGGCCGGCGGTGGACGCGGTGTTCGGCGTGCACGTCAACCCCCGTCTGCGGGCGGGCACCCTGGGCGTCAAACCCGGCCCCTTGATGGCCGCGGTCGACCGGTTCACCTTGACGGTAATCGGCGAGGGAGGCCACGGGGCGTATCCGCACGAAGGGATCGACGCGGTGGTCCTGGCGGCGCAGGTGGTGACGGCGTTGCAGACCCTTGTGTCGCGCCGCACGGACCCGGTGGAACCGGTGGTGCTCACGATCGGGACGATCCACGGCGGGGAACGCTTCAATATTTTGCCGTCTTTGGTGACGCTCACCGGGACGGTCCGCACCCTGTCGGAGAAAACCCACACGCGAATGCCCGCTTTGATCCGCCGAACGGCCGAAGGCGTCGTGCGCGGGCAGGGCGGCCGGGTGGAATTGAAATACGAGGTGCTGGGCCGCGCGGTCGTCAACGACCGCGCCATGGCGGCCTTGGCCCGCCGCGCGGCCGTCGAGATCGTGGGCGAGACACGCGCCATCGCCTTGGACGCGCCGTCCATGGGGGGCGAAGATTTCTCAGAGTACCTCCATCGGGCGCCGGGATGTTTCGTCTATCTCGGCACGGGCGCCGACGCGCGCTCGCGCCGCCCTTGGCACCACGCGGCGTTCGCGTTGCACGAGCCCGCGATGCTGACCGGGGTCCGATTCCTTGTGGCGGCGGCCCGGCGGGCCCTGCGGGAGTTGGCCCGCTGA
- a CDS encoding NAD(P)H-hydrate dehydratase, whose product MKRPVFQSWLPPRPRAAHKNDFGHVLVIGGSRGLMGAPRLAAAGALRAGAGLATMAVPDSLEVVAAVGGPWEAMTLPLPDRRGALTPRAAEPARAFLRRRRATSVVLGPGLSMAPSAARFVEKFLAVVDVPVVLDADGLNAVAAGAWPARRPPLVLTPHAGEMARLLGVTTAVVEKDRRGAARAAARRFGAVVVLKGWGTVVTDGKVDFVAGVGNPGLATGGTGDVLAGVIGALIGQARGPAPAETLRRAAVLGVWLHGRAGDRAARARGEISLVAGDVVDALPAAFADAGFRR is encoded by the coding sequence GTGAAGCGCCCCGTTTTCCAGTCCTGGTTGCCCCCGCGGCCGCGCGCCGCGCACAAAAACGATTTCGGCCACGTGCTGGTGATCGGTGGATCGCGGGGTCTGATGGGCGCGCCCCGTCTGGCCGCCGCCGGGGCGCTGCGCGCGGGCGCGGGTCTGGCGACCATGGCCGTGCCCGATTCCCTGGAGGTTGTCGCGGCCGTGGGCGGGCCCTGGGAAGCCATGACGTTGCCTTTGCCGGACCGGCGGGGCGCTTTGACGCCCCGGGCCGCGGAACCGGCGCGGGCTTTCCTGCGCCGCCGCCGGGCGACGAGCGTCGTGTTGGGGCCCGGTTTGTCGATGGCACCGTCGGCGGCCCGGTTCGTCGAAAAGTTTTTGGCGGTTGTCGATGTTCCGGTGGTTTTGGACGCCGACGGCTTGAACGCCGTGGCGGCGGGGGCCTGGCCCGCGCGGCGGCCCCCGCTCGTGCTGACGCCCCACGCCGGCGAGATGGCCCGACTTTTGGGCGTAACGACCGCGGTGGTGGAGAAAGACCGGCGGGGCGCGGCCCGGGCGGCCGCCCGGCGGTTCGGCGCGGTGGTTGTGTTGAAGGGATGGGGCACGGTCGTGACCGATGGGAAGGTGGATTTTGTGGCCGGTGTGGGGAACCCGGGCCTGGCCACGGGCGGCACGGGGGATGTTTTGGCGGGCGTGATCGGCGCCTTGATCGGGCAGGCGCGCGGCCCCGCTCCGGCCGAAACACTGCGCCGCGCCGCGGTCCTGGGCGTTTGGTTGCACGGCCGCGCGGGCGACCGGGCGGCCCGCGCGCGCGGGGAAATTTCCCTGGTCGCGGGGGACGTGGTGGACGCCCTGCCGGCCGCTTTTGCGGACGCCGGTTTCCGTCGTTGA
- the acpS gene encoding holo-ACP synthase: MKTPSVGIDIVDVARVGRLVRNPRFVGRVFSDREVAYCREKKNAAQHFAVRFAAKEAVYKALGIAGVAHKEISVRNAPSGKPRVELSTRLKKHEPRFSLSLSHTATQAVAVAVYAPR; this comes from the coding sequence GTGAAAACACCGTCCGTGGGCATCGATATTGTGGACGTGGCGCGGGTGGGCCGGTTGGTCCGCAATCCGCGCTTTGTGGGTCGCGTCTTTTCGGACCGGGAGGTGGCCTATTGCCGGGAGAAAAAGAACGCGGCCCAGCATTTCGCGGTCCGCTTCGCGGCCAAGGAGGCGGTGTACAAGGCGTTGGGAATCGCGGGTGTCGCCCACAAAGAAATTTCGGTCCGCAACGCCCCCTCCGGGAAACCCCGCGTCGAATTGTCCACCCGTTTGAAAAAACACGAACCCCGGTTTTCCCTGTCCCTGTCCCACACCGCCACCCAGGCGGTCGCCGTGGCGGTCTACGCCCCCCGGTGA
- a CDS encoding ComEC/Rec2 family competence protein, which yields MIDPAAAPGSPGAAALFWWGPRAVAPVLGWAALAAAALSLWSPPAPPGAAGPVVRVVGRVATHPRGAAVGDVIDLKAEWIQESGALRPARGRWRVFRRAPGRPWAWGDRVAVEGIPRRVPDGAGGVLWALPGRDRLVERAPPWDPRRWMSAARQACRAAFQERLSPVAAPLMAGIVLGERPAVGSRLAEDFRRSGTLHLLVASGTNVGFVVALWWAIARWGLWWPRRWALWTVPAVAYFYAGVAGNDPPVLRAAFMVAFGAAAALCGRWDRPLRILVVSGVVLVMTRPGVLFHPGFQMSYAATAALLWAWPRKRDGDDRPQGIVARGRLTRVWLVGLAPQVALAPFLLFYFGRFSWVGIFSNMVAVPLAELALGMGAVLGFLHTVWPSAAGWVVPPTEGVLRVLAAWTQGCAGLPGAEWTRPLSLAGALTVAGGVFMAFFAFRRGRDRKKFFAGAALLVATGLWAGAERPPTLRVRWQGGRVRTIGVSRGAETYVLRVSTTGAGPLWAKGDGRGFPGVFLRPEGPGYAFEIPGSTGRVFVAVGLSRAQQKILVRRGLPRVEVLGWTPAGRGPPSEEILKALAPRWIVYQGPRLPKAVRARDPPTAVHRAGAAGLTLEEDGAGFRLTPR from the coding sequence TTGATCGACCCCGCCGCCGCGCCCGGTTCGCCGGGCGCGGCGGCGCTCTTTTGGTGGGGTCCCCGCGCCGTGGCGCCCGTGCTGGGCTGGGCGGCCTTGGCGGCGGCCGCGTTGTCCCTGTGGTCCCCGCCCGCACCGCCCGGCGCGGCCGGTCCCGTGGTGCGGGTCGTCGGGCGCGTGGCCACCCACCCCCGCGGCGCGGCCGTGGGGGACGTCATCGACTTGAAGGCCGAGTGGATCCAGGAAAGCGGCGCGCTCCGCCCGGCGCGCGGGCGCTGGCGGGTTTTTCGTCGCGCGCCCGGCCGTCCCTGGGCCTGGGGGGACCGCGTGGCCGTCGAGGGGATTCCCCGCCGCGTTCCGGACGGCGCGGGGGGCGTCTTGTGGGCCCTCCCGGGGCGGGACCGGTTGGTGGAGCGCGCCCCGCCGTGGGATCCCCGCCGCTGGATGTCGGCGGCCCGACAGGCCTGCCGGGCCGCCTTTCAAGAGCGTTTGAGCCCCGTCGCCGCGCCCTTGATGGCGGGAATCGTTCTGGGGGAGCGCCCCGCCGTCGGCTCCCGCCTCGCGGAGGATTTCCGCCGCAGCGGCACCCTCCACCTGCTCGTGGCCTCGGGCACCAACGTCGGTTTTGTCGTCGCCCTCTGGTGGGCGATCGCGCGCTGGGGCTTGTGGTGGCCGCGGCGCTGGGCCCTCTGGACCGTTCCGGCGGTGGCGTATTTTTACGCCGGGGTGGCGGGGAACGATCCGCCGGTTTTGCGGGCGGCGTTTATGGTCGCTTTCGGCGCGGCCGCGGCGCTGTGCGGCCGTTGGGATCGCCCGTTGAGGATTTTGGTTGTGTCGGGCGTCGTTCTGGTGATGACGCGCCCGGGTGTATTGTTTCATCCGGGGTTTCAAATGTCCTACGCGGCCACGGCGGCTCTGTTGTGGGCCTGGCCCCGAAAGCGGGACGGGGACGACAGGCCGCAAGGGATCGTCGCGCGGGGCCGGCTGACCCGGGTTTGGCTGGTCGGTCTCGCTCCCCAGGTGGCCCTCGCCCCCTTTCTGCTTTTTTACTTCGGCCGGTTTTCCTGGGTTGGAATATTTTCCAATATGGTGGCGGTGCCCCTGGCGGAACTGGCCCTGGGGATGGGCGCCGTGTTGGGGTTTTTGCACACGGTGTGGCCGTCGGCGGCGGGGTGGGTCGTCCCACCGACGGAGGGCGTGCTTCGGGTCTTGGCCGCTTGGACCCAGGGGTGCGCGGGACTGCCCGGGGCGGAGTGGACGCGGCCATTGAGCCTCGCGGGGGCTTTGACCGTGGCGGGAGGTGTGTTTATGGCGTTCTTCGCTTTTCGAAGGGGTCGCGACCGAAAAAAGTTTTTTGCCGGGGCGGCGCTCCTTGTGGCGACGGGGCTTTGGGCCGGCGCCGAGCGCCCCCCCACCCTCCGCGTGCGGTGGCAGGGCGGTCGGGTGCGGACAATCGGCGTGTCCCGGGGGGCGGAGACCTACGTTCTGCGTGTGTCCACCACCGGGGCCGGCCCGCTTTGGGCGAAGGGCGACGGCCGCGGGTTTCCCGGCGTTTTCCTCCGTCCGGAGGGGCCCGGTTACGCTTTCGAAATCCCGGGATCGACGGGGCGGGTGTTTGTGGCGGTGGGGCTCAGCCGGGCCCAACAAAAAATCCTCGTGCGCCGGGGCCTTCCCCGGGTGGAGGTTCTCGGTTGGACCCCGGCGGGGCGTGGCCCCCCGTCGGAGGAAATCCTCAAGGCGTTGGCGCCGCGTTGGATCGTGTACCAGGGCCCGCGGTTGCCCAAGGCGGTTCGCGCCCGGGACCCGCCGACGGCCGTGCATCGGGCGGGGGCGGCGGGTTTAACGTTGGAGGAGGACGGCGCCGGGTTCCGATTAACGCCCCGCTGA